In one Brassica oleracea var. oleracea cultivar TO1000 chromosome C9, BOL, whole genome shotgun sequence genomic region, the following are encoded:
- the LOC106317118 gene encoding F-box/FBD/LRR-repeat protein At1g51370-like translates to MIKCYLTKNLKIINIGFTAKVDIDISLGTSYDLDANGSSKKSMVCNFFASISRTRCLAISRITVKVIKKLEPQLQFPYLSQFSASFSVFDLKVLPIILWSCPKLKSLILDLVDRPRDNGEPKVMFSSVPPCLISSLKFAELKSPILGYEGEIELVRYFLKNSRVLEKLSLRFENHNRKKAKSVILQELLAIPRCSSTCEVVFL, encoded by the exons ATGATTAAGTGTTACTTAACGAAGAATTTGAAGATAATCAATATAGGTTTCACTGCCAAGGTAGATATTGATATCTCCTTAGGTACGAGCTATGATTTAGATGCTAATGGTTCATCCAAGAAAAGCATGGTTTGCAATTTCTTCGCCAGTATTTCAAGGACCAGATGTCTAGCCATTAGTCGTATTACTGTTAAG GTCATCAAGAAATTAGAACCTCAGCTCCAATTTCCTTACCTATCCCAATTTAGCGCTAGCTTTTCTGTGTTCGATCTGAAAGTATTGCCAATAATTCTTTGGAGCTGCCCAAAGCTAAAATCTCTCATCTTG GACTTGGTTGATCGTCCTAGGGATAATGGAGAGCCAAAGGTGATGTTTTCATCCGTGCCTCCTTGTTTGATATCATCGCTTAAGTTTGCTGAATTGAAAAGTCCGATTTTGGGGTATGAAGGAGAAATAGAGTTAGTAAGATACTTCCTGAAGAATTCAAGAGTCCTGGAGAAACTGAGTCTAAGGTTTGAGAACCATAATAGGAAAAAAGCAAAGTCTGTCATTCTCCAGGAACTCCTTGCAATACCAAGATGCTCTAGCACTTGTGAAGTTGTTTTTCTTTGA